The genome window cctcttagagttcaagagggttttgatattaattttgaagaggttataccaatttgaaattatatcacaagtaagataccaatttgaaaatactctttgaaaaactaaatttttagaaattggtggtggtgcggtccttttgctttgggctcatactctctccccctttggcatgaatcgccaaaaacggaatcattagagccctagaattactttcttcccctttggtcaaaaataaatgagtgaggattgtaccaaagacgaagtccttttgctttgaactctcccccaaaagatggagagttgctcggagtgacgacgaaggatgagttacagagtggaagcctttgtctttgccgaagactctaattccctttcaatacacctatgacttggtttgaaatagacttgaaaacacattagtcatagcatattaaagagacatgatcaaaggtatctagaaggagctatgtgtgcaaatcaacaaaagaagttcctagaatcaagaatatttagctcatgcctaagtttgttaaaggtttgttcatcaagaggcttggtaaagatatcggctaattgatctttagtattaatgtaagaaatctcgatatctcccttttgttggtgatccctcaaaaagtgataccgaatggctatgtgtttagtgcggctatgctcaacgggattatccgccatgcggattgcactctcattatcacatagaagagggactttggttagtttgtaaccgtagtccccaagggtttgcctcatccaaagtagttgcgcgcaacaatgtcctgcggcaatgtactcggcctcagcggtagaaagagccaccgaattttgcttctttgaagcccaagacaccaaggatcttcccaagaactggcaagtccccgatgtgctctttctattgattttacaccccgcccaatcggcatctgaataaccaatcaaatcaaatgtggatcccctaggataccaaagcccaaacttaggagtataaactataagtccggtgaattatagcggagcgcctctggattttcccgaaggtgacgagtttgagttggagtcctctggtgcaccggacagtccggtgcgccagaccagaggtgccttcggttatcccttgctctctttgttgaaccccatacttggtctttttattggctaagtgtgaacctttgacacatgtataacttatacactagagcaaactagttagtccaattatttgtgttgagcaattcaaccaccaaaatcaattaggaaagtaggtgtaagcctaattccctttcactaatgTAATGCAAACATCCTGCTTATTATGATGTGACTGCTGGCTAGAGCAAGCCAGAGTATATTAATTGGTGGTACAATAGAGCAAGCCAGAGTATGCTGTGACTATTGGCTAGAGCAAGCCAGAGATTTATTTTTGTGTACTTTATTTACTGAGGTCCTTAAACTACCATTGTATAACATTGTCATTTCCATATATAGAGCTTGAAGTCAGGAGGAGTGTGGTTTCCTATACGTGACAATGAGATATTGGCTCCCATATTTACTCCACCATTAGTTGTTGAAGTTGATGTTGAGGCAAACTTGCCCAGTAGGCGTTAAAAGATGTCCATATTCATGCATATACTGCTGAAGAAACAAAAGAAGCATTTTATGTAGCTCGAATGTTCTTTCTTCTTCCCCTAAGCAGGATTCTTTGTAGGTACTGTGTCCCGGTTTCAGTTAACTTTACATTTATTTTGTTTGTCAAGTTTTGTACCATCCTGAGGTGATTAGATATTTGAACACATGAGATTGTTTAGGATCTTTTGTATTAAAAGGTTTTTCTACATAAGATGTGCCATTTATCCACATTTAAACTTGCTAACATGAACAAAGTTTTGTGTTAGGTTCGGTATATTTAACCCTGCAATAGTTTATGATCACTTGGGGGAGATATATACTCTGCTCTTGATTTTTCGAAGTTTTATATTTTGTATTTTTCTCTACATAAAGGCGAGTTATGTTAAAAATAGCTTTGCTTCCTTGTATCACTAGCCATTTGGCCAATAAACTACAACTACGCTCATGACCATGCTGTTAACTAACATGTACGCCTACGCAGGCATGATCACCGGGCATTAACTCAAGTGATGGAGGTGTTCTAGCTGCTGTGCATGGCAGACCTAGGCCTGCTCTCATGCTCTTCATGGCGCACACCCCATCTTCTGCATGCCCTGGATCAACATCATGGCCACCAGTACCATCATCCTGGGCACAAATGGTTCAGAGAACTGGTAAAACCAAAACACTTAAACACCAAACCAGTAAAACCGGCGAAGTAGCTGAGCAAAAGTATTATAATGCAACGTGGGTTCTCAGGCTGACAGCAGTCTCATTTCTTGAACGAGCGCTGCTTCAAATGCTAAAGGCCAACTCAGGATCATGTCACGGTTATCTTCTGAGCTACTGCACAGATAGACTAGATGTCATCTTCAAGGGTTGCTTTCTTCTTGAGATTGTACTTGCATTTGATTCTCTTTTGTAGCTTTGTACCATCAGCCACCATAAGGATTGGACTTTAGGTTATGCTATTTTGATTGTGCAACGAActttagagttccaacaaagcatGCACAAACTAATGCTCTATAGTAGAGATTGGTTGTTGATATAATTTGTGATATATTGAAGTTGATGAATATATATGTTGGTCATTGTCATGTAATCGTTGTGCACAAACATTTTGTAAAATATTTCGtgtgccgttgcaacgcacgagcacataAATAGTTATTAGCTTATGAGTAATgatgtggtgatggatcaacctaTTCTAttacacaaaccaaataaaaaagtaaGGATTGAGAAAAAAATAGATCACTTTATttttcaaaccaaacacactctaaATACTGGCTGAATATATTGTACCAAATTACCCATAATAATCTCACCATGACCTGATTCGAAACCGGACCGACCTGACGTTGACCCGTCGATGGCGTTTTCGTTTGGTGTAGCTGTCACGGCCGTTCGTCTCCGCCGCTACAGCATCTCTAGTCTTCCGTCGTCTCCCTTCTTTCCCCTTCGCTCGCTTCTCTTCTTTGCCGTCCAGTCGTCGTCGTCTCCTCGTGGGCTCGCGGCCGTGGCGCATTAAGGATTCGAACCCACTCGTCAAAGAGAATCCATCCGCAAAATCGAAAGCAACAGCAGCTGATTATTAAAGCCCCGCTTTTTCAAAAGCCGCAAGGGCTATACCCCTAGTTGTAAATTGGCGGAAAGGAAATTCGCCTCCTCTTCTCCAATTGCAGCTGCAGTTGCGTGCTCGAGAGGGGTGAAGAACCTAGAAGCCCTGCCAGCGCGCGGCGCCGGCGCCTTGTTTACTCTGCGACGGCACGCTGATTGCATTGGTACTGTTCTTCTCCTGGTAAGTGCTCATAGCTTGCACCTTTTGTTTGCTGTGACTGTGAGCAACCAATTCCAATTTTCTCCCCTTTCACCCGTCCGTCTAGTTGTGGATTTGTGCGCTGAGTGGTGCCCTGCCAAATCCATCAGGTTCTTCAGCCTGGAACATGGATCTAGCAAACAAGCTGGTGTACCCACCCCACAAAAAAGAAGTATTTGCTCTCCATAATTCGACTTTGAGTCTGACATGGATATTCTGAGTCCAGTTTTTGCCATGCTCTAACCAATTTTTTAGATGTCCTTGTGCTAGATAACAGCTATTTGTATTTTTTACTTTAAAGGTTGTGGTTTTATCTTCTAAAATTTGATGTAGGCATGTAGCCATAGTGTTTCTAGTTGTGAGGCTCACTTCTGTCCCTACTCCCTAGTCCTTAAGATGCCAATTTCGTAAGGTTTAACGAGATTCTCCTTCCAACCCAAAATACACGACGTTTTTTACTTTTAGACATCGTGTTTGATTGTTCGCCGTATTCATTTTTTATGAATATTATTTATTTTATCCTGACTTATTTTATGATTAGAGATACTTCAATAATGACTTATTTATTTTCTTATTTGCACAAAAAACTGAATACTACTACATGGTCAAACATGATACTAAAAGTCAAAAGCGTCATCTATTTTGGTAGAGGGAGTAGATGCTAGGATTAGTGGAATTTACTTCCTGATATAAGTGTTCAGCTTTTGGAATCTGAACTACTGTGATGAGAGAAGAATTGGAATTGGTTCAAGTTTGAAATCTTCACTAACTTTAGCTGTGCCTTGTTTTATGTATCCATAAACGATATAATACTACTGCGTACAAGACATATCTGTCAACACCTGATTTTTCTGTGATGTGCTTGTAGTTTTTCAAGTTTTTGGTATGTATAAAGTACTGAGGATATATATGTTCCTGGTCAATTTGTCATCAGATCACCACACATGACAAGGGTCATCCATGACTCCGGAGATGACATGCAGAAGGAGGCACTTGATTTGGTCTCATCTGACGTTAATTTCCCCAAGGGCCATTTCCCAGACTATAGGATTGGACCAAACAACCAAATCATTGATCCAGAGGAGACACATGAGGCTGTACCTCTCAAGGAGATTGTTGCAAAGGAAACAGCGCAGCTGCTAGAGCAGCACAAGCGTCTTTCTGTGCGTGATCTCAAGGAGAAATTTGAGAAGGGTCTATCTGGCGCTTCCAAGCTTTCTGAAGAGGTGTTTTTCTCACTTTGCCTCTACTTACTTTTGTCAATGGTATCTCATAGGAAATCTAATGCAAAGTTGAAATCTGTTATTATCAGCAACTATATTGTTATTGTAGATTCTGGAGTAGTACCTCTCATGCTTATGATGTTGGTTACTGATAAAGAATTTCACGTTTAGTAAAATGTAACAGGAAAAATTCAGATTTGTCTGCCAGTAACCATATTAAGTTGGCACAATCCTCATATAGTATCAGTGGCTTGCCCCAGAGCTCAGTTTATTGCTTATTTCTTCTCAATCTTTATTTCTTGTTTAGACCACCTTCTGAAGTACTTGCCGTTTTGACTTTTTTCCTGAAACTGCTCTGCAACAGCCTATTGTTGAGAAGAAAATGTATAAACACATGGGAAGTGAAATGCAAAGTTTATGGGCTGCAGTGTTGTTCTGAGTCTCACTTTGATAGTTGATGAATTAGAAGTTTGCTAATGAATATAAGTTTCTAGTGTTATGCTACTCCCATTGAAATCAAACTCCATTCTGAAATTGTTGCCTCATGTTTCAGGCCAAGCGGCGAGAAGCCGCTTCATTAGACAGGCAGGTTCTTCTTAAGAAGCTCAGAGATGTTTTAGACACACTGAAAGGCCGTGTGGCTGGTCGAAACAGAGACGATGCTGAGGAAGCTATCTCACTGGTTAACCTCTTCTCTTacaatttttggacttaccaatatcTGCCTGCTGTTATATAAGCTTCTTGTAGATCCAATTTTGTTCTAAGTGGATCCCATTTATTTATGTAAATATCCTTTGCTTGAGTCTAGTCATAGTGTTCCAGATAAAGGAAAGACCTTATAAGCTATTCAAATGAGCAGTTGTTCCATTTATCGTTGGACAGACCTAGTGCCGGAGGCTCTCACATGAGTGGGATCTGGGGAAGAgataaaccgaggcaagcctTCCACCCACAAATGTGGAGAGAGGACGTTTCGAAACCACGACCTGGTGACTCAGTGAGACAGCTCTGagctctcaccactgcaccaGTTTTACCCTTCTAACTTCTTAATTATATGTTTGCCTAAACGATTGTTTACCCCGTTTAAACAGTGAGAGGAGGCCACCTAATTCTTTTAGGTCCTGAACTGTGAATTAAACTGTTGGACCGTTTAAACTGTTAAAAATCGTCTAGATGGTTTAAACATAATCGAGTTAAATGTGATTAAATGAGCTAGATGTCATTTAATTCAACATTTAGTCAATAGGAGGATTATGACTACCACATTTAGCACCCAATTAATTAACATCCTGAGTATACGAGGTGGATGCCATTTAGTTTTCTTCCAAAAAACTATTTGGTAAAATACTTATTTGTTACatgtataaatatatatatatatactttctatcatatttgatttttacatgcataaatatgtactccctccgtttttttatttgtcacagtttagttcaaaaatgaattagaaggcgacaaatattcgagaatggAGGTAGTATATTTTAGTGTTATACTATACAAAACCGTTTAGGCCGTTTAACTCCATTTAAACGCCGTCTAAATGGCCTAAATGCTAAACAAAGGATGACCGATTGTTTAGCGTTTAGGATAACACCAGGAAAATGATGCTAGGTTTTATTGTGTTGTTATGAACTTGTAATTTTAGATAGCAACCTGCGAAACAGTTCACAAGATGAATATATTAGTTTTGAGATCCTTTTGGCACGTACATCTTTAGCTTCTTTGGACCTGTTCTTGAGAGTTTTGGGAGTATTTCACTATTTTCTCATTCTGAATAGAGAAGGAGTCAAGGTCTATGTTCTCACATGCCATTCCTCTTTAGTATCTAATTTACTTTTCAATTATGCCTGCCACAGTACCTGTCCATATTACATTCAGATTGTAAATGTACCCCCTCCCCCCTTTTATGGTACCTTTAGCTGGAGAAATGCTTATGTGATTATGAAATTATTTGCTATCAGGTGGAGGCACTAGCTGTCCAGTTGACACAACGAGAAGGGGAGTTAATTTATGAGAAGGCTGAAGTAAAAAAATTGGCTAACTTCCTTAAGCAGGTCTGCTGCATTTTTGTTAGTACCCACTTAGCTTTGCAGCCTTTTTAATGCGTTACCTGAGAAGCTGAGGTGGGACCTCAAAGAAGACTGCTTTCTATTTGTCAATATGTTATGATATAAACATGGCAGCACGGCTAGGTACCATGCACATGTTTCCAATGGAACATAATGTTATTTTTTCTGGAACACAGAAAGTTTCAGCTTCTCATAATTTTATAACTTTTTTAGTTCTTTCCATTGTGGTATGCACCAGTAGCAGCCTAGGAGCATCCTTGTTTTGGAGACTTGATAGACTAGCCTAGTTGAACCTTTGGATTTACCAGGCTGTCACAGTGTCACATTTTGTATCTTAGGCTACTGAAGATGCACGCAAAGTGGCTGAAGAGGAAAGGGCCCTTGCACTGGCTGAAATTGAAAAGGCTAGAGCTGCGATCGAAAAAGTTGAGAAAGCATGGCGTGTACATGATTTTGCGTCAAGTAGCAGAGAGAAGGCGGTACTTATTCCAAAATGAGCTTGGATGTTCATTTTATTTGCCTCTCGTATCATTTATTGCCAGTTGCCATTGACCCATATTTATTTTGTATCTTGATTTTTGTCCTCTAATAATCAGGAAATAGAGGAACTTAGGAAAGAGGTCCGAGAGGCTAGGAGAATAAAAATGCTACACCAGCCAAGCAAGGTTCGTCATTGGTAACCCTGGCTTTTTTTAATATATTATCATAGTCTTAATTGGCATGTTATATATCCTCTGCTATTTATTAATTTGATGTAGCTAGTAAAAAATAGACTATCTTCTGATATGTTTACATAAAAAATAATCATAGGTCATGGACATGGAGTTTGAGCTTCAGGCACTGCGGACTCTCATCTCAGAGAAGACTCAGCTATGCAATCAGCTAAAGAAAGAGGTATCTCCTGTTAGATATATAGGGCAGAGTTTGTACTACTAGGGTCTTCAAATTTAAGTAATGTTGAGCTATATGATAATCACTGCCCAACGATTTTTATTTGTAGCTTGCCATGATCAAGAGGTTAGAAGACGATAGTTCTGGCCTCTTTGAGCTTGAAGGTTCTAATACCCTTGGATCACAGCTTTGTATTATCCCGCGAGTTGATGGTGCTTCAAACATCACGAACTGTCCAATTCAGTGGTATCGTGTAATTTCTGGAGGCACTAGAGAACTCATATCAGGTACATTGTCAGTAAAGTGGCATGCAGACTAGGAGGGCTTCTCCCTATGTCATTCAAAAAAACGGGCTCATCTGTGAATCATTTGTTCTGGTTCTTTTGGCATCTCATGCAAGCATTCTTAAAGATtgtcaaattgatcttattctttTGGCATATCATGCAATCATTCTGTTGGTAAGATGTTGTGGACTCCTCCTGCAGGagcaacaaaatttatgt of Zea mays cultivar B73 chromosome 8, Zm-B73-REFERENCE-NAM-5.0, whole genome shotgun sequence contains these proteins:
- the LOC100216987 gene encoding Stomatal closure-related actin-binding protein 1-like, whose product is MTRVIHDSGDDMQKEALDLVSSDVNFPKGHFPDYRIGPNNQIIDPEETHEAVPLKEIVAKETAQLLEQHKRLSVRDLKEKFEKGLSGASKLSEEAKRREAASLDRQVLLKKLRDVLDTLKGRVAGRNRDDAEEAISLVEALAVQLTQREGELIYEKAEVKKLANFLKQATEDARKVAEEERALALAEIEKARAAIEKVEKAWRVHDFASSSREKAEIEELRKEVREARRIKMLHQPSKVMDMEFELQALRTLISEKTQLCNQLKKELAMIKRLEDDSSGLFELEGSNTLGSQLCIIPRVDGASNITNCPIQWYRVISGGTRELISGATKFMYAPEPFDVGRLLQAEIVLNADKIIVQTDGPVDNAAGLERYVDSLMKRTDIEFNVVVTQMNGKDYSSNSVHVFHIGKLRIKLRKGWSTKARESYSTTMKLCGSRGGGNAAARAVFWHPRKGSSYTLAFETDRDRNAAIMIARKFASNCNIALAGPGDQGT